The DNA segment AGGTGTTAGATGGTCCTCAGCAGTCCAAGGTGAAGGGAGTTTTAGTTTCAGGAACAGAATAGGGAAATGTCTATTTTCCTTGACGTAAAAGCTGTTTGGCTCCGCACCGTTGCTCCCAGAGCGACACTGGCCATACCTGGCATGTCTCACCGGGGCACCATGCAGGCGGCCTTTGAAGGTCAGCAGTGGGGCTCACGTTCCATGTGTCTGGGTACAAAACACCGCTGATGATGGCTTGTTTCCATAGACAAAGACACCCACACTTCGCTCGGGGTCCCCACGCTGTCCATTGTGGCCTCCACTGCCAGCTCCGTGGCGCTCATTCTCCTCCTTGTGGTGCTGTTTGTGCTGCTGCAGCCGAAGCTGAAGTCTTTCCATCACAGCCGGTGAGCCCAGTGGCGGTGGCAGCAGGCGTCACTCTGGGGGGCTGGCCCTGGACTGGCAGAGGGGTGCTGGTGGGCTTGCTGGCCTCTGCTGGTCCGTGTGTgcccagggaaaggggagggcCCTGTGTGTGTTAAACTTCCAGGTGTACCAGGCAGTGTGCTTTTGCTTCACATCCATCATCGTCATCCTCACAGGATCGttgcagattaggaaactgaggctcagagaggtaaagtgaGGGAGGCTCATCCCTCTAGGTCAGGGGaaccgccccgccccggcccccgccTCTGGGCCGCAGACCAGTAGCTCCTGTCACGTCAGTGGCAGTGTTAGATTAGAGATAAGGTGCACAGTAAAAGTAATGCGCTTGCATCTTCCCCAAACCACCCCCGACACACCCCTGTCTGTGGAAAATTATCTTCCACGACATCAgtttctggtgccaaaaaggttgggtgCCACTGCTCTAGGTGACGACAGAGCTGAGATTTAAACCCCAGTCTGTCCCACTCCAGTGCCATGTTATTTCCACTGTGTCAATGGTTCTCACATGTGGTcccggcagcagcagcatcacctgggaacctgTTAGGAATGCAGATTTCCAGGCCCCACCCAGACTGACAGAATGAGAGACTCTGCCTTTCATCAgcactccaggtgattctgggGCAGGCTCATGTTTGCAAGCCGCTGCCCTCTCTCCCTGGTCCCCACTCCTGGATGCACAGAGAGGCTCCAGTGGGGAACTAAACACAGGCGCCAGCACCTGGGCCTCCATCTGGATTTATTTGGTTTGGGGCTGGAGCCTGTGTATAAAAGTGATCCAGAAAAAGAGGTATTTGCACAGCTAAATCTCCCAAACATAATGTTGAGTAAAATATAAAACCACACACACCTattaacacacaaacacacacatttattatctatCTCATTCATAAAAGGTCACAAAAATCTCAAAACTAAATGATGTTGAAGAATTCATGCTTAGGCATTAAAGTTActaaaataaaagtcaaaggaatgattttaggTGACAGGAATGGTCATGGGTCGCTGGGGCTTGGGTGCTGGCAGGGCTCAATTTCTTGACCCAGATAGAGGTTATACATTAGcattattgctgtttagtcgctcaatcatgacggactctttgcgacctcctggaccaccaggctcctctgtctgtgggattttccaggcaagattactggagtaatttaccatttccttctccaggggatcttcctgacctagggatcgaatccgcttctctgcatctccttcattgcaagcagattctttactgctgagccgctagggaagcctATACACTAGTATTACCTTtggaataaatacatttttctgtGTTTGTCTGACATTTGTGTTATAatccacaggttttttttttttaagtttacaaaattaaaaaaaataaaaggcaagtaAAGTGACTTGAGTCAAAAGAACAGAATTCTTccttcagtttttgagtccagTGTCCCATTTCAAGATCATGGTGTTTCTTTACCTTCTCCTCTTTTAAAAAGGAGCTTTATGGAGATGtaatttgcttccctggtggctcagcagtgaagactccacctgccaatgcaggagatgcagattcaatccctgggttgagaagatcctagaggggaagtggcaacccagtccagtgttcttgcctgggaaatcccatggacagaggagactggtggacttcagtccatggggtcacaaaagggtcagggacgacatagcaactaaacaacgaatGTACATGCCATACGGTATGCCCGCTGGAAGTGTACAGGCAGGGTATGTCCACAGGTATGTGCAGCCACTGTTCTTCCACTTTCCTGGCTTAGCTGTACTGAGCCAGTGGCTTTATTTCTGAGTCTCGAGCTTCCTAGGTTTTGCACAGGACCAGAGGGCCAGGCGCCTGTATACCCAGAGGTTAGTAACATAGTCTCTGGAAGCAGGTAGAATGGGTGCACATCCTAGTTTCTCCTTTACCAACTGTGTGCCTGGGCAGGTTACTTAACCCCCCGGAGCTTCATCCCCATTCTTGGTGAAGGACTCAGGTGAGGATGTGGTAGGATGAAGTGTATAAAGCCGTTAGTGCCgtacctggtacatagtaagcCCTCAGAAATGGTTGGTGTTGTTGGTATTGTGATACCCACTCATGTGCATATTCTGATTCttcctttgtccttttcttctccGGATGCAGGCGTGACCAGGGGGTGTCcggggaccaggtctccatcatGGTGGACGGAGTCCAGGTTGCGCTCCCGTCGTACGAGGAGGCTGTATATGGCAGTTCTGGTCACTGCGTGCCACCAGCGGACCCCAGAGTGCAGATTGTGCTGTCAGAAGGGTCTGGGCCCAGCGGGAGGAGCGGACCGAGGGAGCCGCACCTGCAAGACCAGGGGGCCTGTTCTTCTGCAGGCAGTGAGGAAGAGGCCCCAGGCCAGTCTGGACTATGTGAAGCCTGGGGCTCTCGGGGCTCAGAGACTGTGATGGTGCACCAGGCGACCACCTCCTCCTGGGCGGCCGGCTCAGGGAACAGCCGAGTGGCACACAAAGAAGCCCCAGATTCAGAGAACAGTGACGTACAAAGCCTCACGTCAGAGGACTACAGAGATGGTAGGTGGTTTGTGCCGGTGCCCAGGGCCCTTGCTGGGAGTGAGGAAGGACAGTGAGCCTTTCTAATCATTGGTGTGCCTGGGGGCAAAGAAGGATAATACCTAGGGGATTATCGTACAAAATAGGATTTTACCCTAGGTGGGCCTTTGGGCTCTGTATTGGAAGACTTTTTGCTATTGTCTGTGAGTCTTAATAGGTTTGGAGTCTCCCGAAACTATTCATGGCCTCAGGGAAATGCTAAGTCAAAGGGTAGACAGCCAATTGGAGGTAGAAGTGGGGCCTGTCCTCttgttataatttttatgttCATGAAAGGACAGGAATGACAAGGAGGTGTGGGGTCTTAGAAAAACCGGAGCCTGTCTCTCTCCCAGAGCATTCTGCTGCTTCCTTTTAAATAGGAGCCTGTCACCTCCTGTGCTGTTTGGTTTTCTTATACTACCTCAGGTCAGACCTCACGGTGGTCCTGAGAAGTAGGTATTTTTACCAACGCCTTTTTATAGAtagggaagctgaggctccaagagGGTAAGTCTTGGTAAATGGCTGAGTTGGGATTTGAAGCCAGATGGATCTGCTCCCAAGCCTGTATCATAATCCGTGGTGCCATACTGCCTCCCAGGTAACTCTGGGGCCTTTGTGGTGAAGCCGTCAGAGGATGAAATTGCTGCCTCCAATACCTCTGCCTTTACCGGAGCCTGGAGCGTCAAACACTGGGATTGACTCTTGTCACTTTAAAaaccatctttacatgaaatccCACTGTGGTTCAGGATGCAGAATAAACCTAGATGTGTCCCTTTAGAAAGTCAGGACTTCCATGCTCACCAATCccgctccccctgcccccaccaaccCCTCTGCCAAAAGTGTTTTAGAGCTCTCTCCTTCCTGCGAGTCCTGGGCACAGTTAGTGTCTAAGGTTTAGAATATCTGAGAGCCAAGAAGTTGGAAATTTTTAAGTGCAGATCAGGT comes from the Budorcas taxicolor isolate Tak-1 chromosome 10, Takin1.1, whole genome shotgun sequence genome and includes:
- the SUSD6 gene encoding sushi domain-containing protein 6, encoding MCHGRIAPKSTSAFAVASTGHGVFLPLVILSTLLGDGLASVCSLPPEPENGGYICHPRPCRDPLNSGSVIEYLCAEGYMLKGDYKYLTCKNGEWKPAMEISCRLNEDKDTHTSLGVPTLSIVASTASSVALILLLVVLFVLLQPKLKSFHHSRRDQGVSGDQVSIMVDGVQVALPSYEEAVYGSSGHCVPPADPRVQIVLSEGSGPSGRSGPREPHLQDQGACSSAGSEEEAPGQSGLCEAWGSRGSETVMVHQATTSSWAAGSGNSRVAHKEAPDSENSDVQSLTSEDYRDDIPLLKEA